CACCAAGTATATTTACGATATCACCATTAAGACCACCCTCAGAACCACCAATCGACAGATACGTTAGTAGTAGCATAAGAGCAACAAAGATAATACCACCAAGATAAAGCTTATTCATATATCTCTCCTATTTCTCTTTATCATCAGATATAGCCGATACCGGAGTATCAGTCACATCATCTTTAAGTGCTAAATTGCCGTAATCCTCATAATCATGCCCATCAGAATCTTTTCTTTTTGTATATAGATGATAAATATACCCATATAAAATAACTACCAATGTAGTTGTCAAGATAAAATAACCATAAGCTTGAAGTTGTGCAATTTCCACTATAAACCTTTACTATTTAAGACTGTTCATGTATGCAATAATAGCTACGATTTCAGGAATCTTGCCATTTGCAACTGCATCTTTAACACTCTGATCTTTCATATCTGCCGCGATTTCTTTTGCCTCAGCTAAAGCTAAAGCGTGAGCATCTGCAACACTTGAACCCATTTTAACTACTGCAGTTGACCCATCTTTCATAGGTACCGGTTTGTTATATGGAACAGAAAAGAACTGAGCAACTGTTAATTGTTCTGCATAAGCAGTTTCTATATCAGCTTCGTTTGTGAACATCCATCTGTAAGCAGGCATAATAGAACCCGGAACAACACCAGCTGGATCTTTCATATGATTTTCATGCCAATCGGTAGTACGATAGTTACCTACACGCATTAAATCCGGACCTGTTCTTTTAGAACCCCATAAAAATGGACGATCATATGCATACTCACCACTTAAAGAGTAGTGACCGTAACGGTCAGTTTCTGATTTAAACGGACGAATTAACTGAGAATGACACGCATTACAAGAGTTCTTGATATATACGTGACGACCGGCTAATTCAAGAGTTGAATAAGGCTTAGTACCAACTAAAGGCTGAGAAGCTTGAGCAAAGTTTGGAAGAATTTCAACTAAACCGGCAAAAGCGATTGTAACAAATACACCTACTGAGAAAAAGAACGGGTGTTTTTCTAACCAATGAAACATAATATTAACCTCCCTTTCTTAAGCGCCCATAGGCGATGCAGATTGTAGCTCAGACTCTTCAACAGGACGAGCAGACATAGTTTTGTAAATGTTATAAGCAAACATAAAGAAACCAACTAAGTATAGTAAACCACCGATTCCACGAATAGTGTAATAAGGGTGAAGAACTGTAACAGTATCGATAAATGAGTAAGCTAAGTTACCAAACTCATCGTGAGCACGCCACATCATACCTTGAGTGATACCTGAAATCCACATAGAAGTGAAGTATAAAACAACACCTACAGTTTGAATCCAGAATTGTGCAGCCATTAAGCTTTTTGAGTAAATTTCACGCTTAAATACACGTGGAGCCATATGGAAAAGTGAAGCCATAATCATGAATCCAACCCAACCAAGTACACCGTCATGTACGTGACCAACAATCCAGTCAGTAAAGTGTGCAATAGCGTTAACCGATTTAATCGCTTGAATAGGACCTTCTAATGTTGAGAACATATAGAATGTAGATCCAAGAACCATAAACTTAATTAACGGGGATGCCGCAACTTGTTGCCATTCACCCTTCATTGTAAGTAGCATATTGATTGCTGAACCCCATGATGGAAGAATTAATATTACAGAGAAAATTGAACCCATAGTCTGCATCCAATCAGGAACAGTTGAATAAAGAAGGTGGTGACCACCAGCCCATAGGTAAACAAACATTAATCCCCAGAAAGAAAGTAACGATAATTTATAAGAATAGATTGCTTGACCAGATTCTTTTGGTAAAAAGTAATAAATCATAGCAACAATAGGTACTGTAAAACCAAATGCAACTGCATTGTGTCCGTACCACCATTCAACTAATGCATCGTTAGTACCGGCATACATAGATACTGAGTGATACCAAGCACCGATACTACTCTCACCTGCAGGTGATGTAGCTAACATTGTAGGAACTTCCATATTATTGAATAAGTAAAGCATAGCTATACCTAAGAAAGTAGCAATATAGTACCAAATTGAAATATACAATGCTTTTTCACGACGGATACCGATTAAACCGAAAATACTTAAACCAAAAATTACCCATACAACAACAACAGCGATGTCGATTGGCCATTCAAATTCAGCATACTCTTTTGATGTAGTTACACCTGCAAATAGTGATACAACAACTGCAACAACTACTACCAAGTATAACCAAAAGTGTAATTTTCCTAAAAACATCAAAAAACCTGACTCTGCCATTGATACTTTTAAAACACGCTGACCAACATAATACCAAGTAGCGAAAATACCACTTAGCGTAAAACCAAAGATTACTGCATCTGTGTGCAGCGGACGAAGACGACTAAAGTTAGTGTATTCTGCAAGACCTTCTCCTAGAACCAAGTTAAGTTCAGGAAATGCCATCTGAAATGCCAAAATTACACCGATTAACATACCGACAGCACCTAAAAGAACTGTAGTTAGCATGAACATCTTTGCAACTGTATAGTCGTACTCTAATGGACGATTCTCCATATATAGCCTCCTTAAAGATTCAAAGCAATTAAGCCCAATTAAATATACTCTCAGATAATTAGACCAATTAACACTATTACTATATCCATAGAAAAGTTTAAAACATCTTAAAATTTGACTATTTTATGACAATTTTGCATAAATATTAGTTTTTTGTTTACTTTTGTAATTTTATATTTATTTAAGT
The genomic region above belongs to Sulfurimonas lithotrophica and contains:
- a CDS encoding cytochrome c oxidase, cbb3-type, CcoQ subunit — its product is MEIAQLQAYGYFILTTTLVVILYGYIYHLYTKRKDSDGHDYEDYGNLALKDDVTDTPVSAISDDKEK
- the ccoO gene encoding cytochrome-c oxidase, cbb3-type subunit II; amino-acid sequence: MFHWLEKHPFFFSVGVFVTIAFAGLVEILPNFAQASQPLVGTKPYSTLELAGRHVYIKNSCNACHSQLIRPFKSETDRYGHYSLSGEYAYDRPFLWGSKRTGPDLMRVGNYRTTDWHENHMKDPAGVVPGSIMPAYRWMFTNEADIETAYAEQLTVAQFFSVPYNKPVPMKDGSTAVVKMGSSVADAHALALAEAKEIAADMKDQSVKDAVANGKIPEIVAIIAYMNSLK
- the ccoN gene encoding cytochrome-c oxidase, cbb3-type subunit I, encoding MENRPLEYDYTVAKMFMLTTVLLGAVGMLIGVILAFQMAFPELNLVLGEGLAEYTNFSRLRPLHTDAVIFGFTLSGIFATWYYVGQRVLKVSMAESGFLMFLGKLHFWLYLVVVVAVVVSLFAGVTTSKEYAEFEWPIDIAVVVVWVIFGLSIFGLIGIRREKALYISIWYYIATFLGIAMLYLFNNMEVPTMLATSPAGESSIGAWYHSVSMYAGTNDALVEWWYGHNAVAFGFTVPIVAMIYYFLPKESGQAIYSYKLSLLSFWGLMFVYLWAGGHHLLYSTVPDWMQTMGSIFSVILILPSWGSAINMLLTMKGEWQQVAASPLIKFMVLGSTFYMFSTLEGPIQAIKSVNAIAHFTDWIVGHVHDGVLGWVGFMIMASLFHMAPRVFKREIYSKSLMAAQFWIQTVGVVLYFTSMWISGITQGMMWRAHDEFGNLAYSFIDTVTVLHPYYTIRGIGGLLYLVGFFMFAYNIYKTMSARPVEESELQSASPMGA